ATCACATCGACAAGATTACCGCCGCTCTCGCGTTGCTGCGCCGCTTTCTCGACTGGGACCGCGCGGTGCGGCGCCTCGACGAGCTCAATGCCAAGGTCGAAGACCCGACGCTGTGGGACAATCCGAAGGCCGCCCAGGACGTGATGCGCGAACGGCGTCGACTCGACGAGGCGATCACCGCGACGCGCGCGATCGAGCGCGAATGCGCCGACACCGCCGAGCTGATCGAGCTGGCCGAGATGGAAGGTGACGAGGCGATGGTCGACGAGGCGGTCGCCAGCCTCGCCGCGCTCGCCGCGCGCGCCGAAGAGGATAAGGTAAAGGCGCTGCTCGCCGGCGAGGCCGACGGCAACGACGCCTATATCGAAGTCCACGCGGGCGCGGGCGGCACCGAAAGCCAGGATTGGGCCGAAATGCTCCAGCGCATGTATATGCGCTGGGCCGAAAAGCGCGGAATGAAGGTCGAGTTGATCGAATATCAGGCGGGCGAACAGGCGGGCATCAAGTCGGCGACGATGCTGGTGAAGGGCGAGAATGCCTATGGCTATGCCAAGACCGAAAGCGGCGTCCACCGTCTTGTCCGCATCTCGCCCTATGACAGCTCGGCGCGCCGTCACACCAGCTTTTCCAGCGTGTGGGTCTATCCGGTGATCGACGATAATATCGAGATCGAGATCAACGAGGGCGACCTCAAGATCGACACCTATCGTGCCTCGGGTGCGGGCGGCCAGCATGTCAACACGACCGATTCGGCGGTGCGCATCACGCACATCCCGACGGGCATCGTCGTCGCCAGCCAGAATGATCGTTCGCAGCACAAGAACCGCGCGACCGCGATGGGAATGCTGAAAGCGCGGCTCTATGAGGCCGAACTGCAAAAGCGCGAGGCCGCGGCATCGGGCGAATATCAGGCGAAGACCGAGATCGGATGGGGCCACCAGATCCGTTCCTATGTGCTCCAGCCCTATCAGCTGGTGAAGGATCTGCGCACCGGCGTCACCTCGACCGCGCCGGGCGACGTTCTCGATGGCGCCCTCGATCCCTTCATGGCGGCGGCGCTGTCGCAGAAGGTGACGGGCGAAAAGGTCGAGGTGGAGGACATCGACTGATGGTGCGCGGCGCCCTCGCTGCGCTGGCGCTGCTGGCGCTGCTCGGTGGCTGCGACGGCCCGTGGAGCGAGGATCGCAGCCGCATCGAAACCGCGCGCGACTTTCCGCCCGCCGACCGCCCGGTCGCGCCGACCGTCTCGACAAAATGGTCGACCGAAGAGGCGCGAGACCGCGTCAACGAGGCCGAGGACGTCATGGACTCGGCCGACGTCCGCCCCGGCATGACCGTCGCCGACATCGGCGCCGGCGACGGCTATTATACCGTCCGCCTTGCGCAGCGCGTCGGCCCTGGCGGGCGCGTGCTTGCCCAGGATATCATTCCCGAGGTGATCGAACGGCTCGCCGACCGTGTCGCGCGCGAACGGCTCGACAATGTCTCCTTGAAGCTGGGCGCGGTCGACGATCCGCGCCTGCCCGCCGCCAGCTTCGACCGTGTGTTCATGGTGCATATGTATCACGAGATCGGCGAACCCTATGCCTTCCTCTGGCGGTTGCGCCCCGCGCTGCGAGAGGGCGGGCAGGTGATCGTCGTCGACGGCGACCGTCCGATCGCCCAGCATGGCACGCCCTTCCGCCTGCTCGTCTGCGAGTTCGAGGCGGTGGGCTACAAGCTCGTCTCCTATGACGACAAACAGCACGCGGGCGGCTATCTCGCGCGCTTCGTCCCCGAAGGCGACCGTCCCGCGCCCGATGCGATCAAGGTCTGCGACAATCCTTAGAAAGAAGCCGTCGCCCCCGCGAAGGCGGGGGTCGCTGGCGGCATGGCGCACGGTTGATGGCGGCCTCCGCCTTCGCGGGGGCGACGAGAACTGGTCAATACACCAGAATATGATCCTCCGCCGCGACCGCCGCCAGGAAACTGACGACCCCGCCCGCCCTGACGCCCGCGACGACCCGGTCGGCAGTGAGGCCCGCGACCGCCAGCCCCGACTGGCACACGACCATCTCGATCCCGCTCGCCAGCGCTTCCTCGATCAGTTCGCCGAGGCCCGGCAGCCCCGCCGCGCGCCGCGCGTCGTCGCCCGCAAAGCCCGCGGGCGCGCGCAGCAGCGCGGCGGCGTCGCCCTGCAAGAACAGGCGCGCCCGCTGGCCCAGCGCGACGGCGGCGATCGCGGTTTCGAGCGCGGCGCAAAAGCGCCGCCCCTCGGCCGCCGCGACGATGATGTTCAGCCCCGGCATATCGGACACTCCGGTTCCTTCGCGACCGCCACTTCGCGCCAGCGCCGGTCGAGCATGTCGATGATCGCGAGGCGCCCGACCAGTGGCGTGCCCCAGCCCGACAGCGCGCGTACTGTTTCCAGCGCCGCCATCGTCCCGACCATCCCCGCCAGCGCGCCCATCACGCCCTGTTCGGCGCAGTTGATCCCCGGCCGGTCGGGATCGTTGCCGACCAGGCAGGCGTAACAGGGGCTCTCGCCGCGCCAGCCCTCGTACAGCGCGACCTGCCCCTCGAACGCGCCGATCGCGGCCGAGAGCAAAGGGATTTGCAGCGTCACCGCCGCGCGGTTGACCGCCAGCCGCGTGGCGAAATTGTCACAGCCGTCGAGGATCAGGCTCGCGCCCGCCAGCAGCGCCGCCGCATTGGCCTCGTCCAGCCGTTCGGCCACCGCGATCGCTTCCACATGCGGATTGATCCGCCACGCCGCATCGGCCGCGACCATCGCCTTCGGCGCGCCGACGTCGGCGTCGGTGAACAGCGGCTGGCGTTGCAGGTTCGAAAGCTCGACATGGTCATCGTCGATGATCGTCAGCTTGCCGACG
This DNA window, taken from Sphingopyxis alaskensis RB2256, encodes the following:
- the prfB gene encoding peptide chain release factor 2, whose translation is MRAEALDHIDKITAALALLRRFLDWDRAVRRLDELNAKVEDPTLWDNPKAAQDVMRERRRLDEAITATRAIERECADTAELIELAEMEGDEAMVDEAVASLAALAARAEEDKVKALLAGEADGNDAYIEVHAGAGGTESQDWAEMLQRMYMRWAEKRGMKVELIEYQAGEQAGIKSATMLVKGENAYGYAKTESGVHRLVRISPYDSSARRHTSFSSVWVYPVIDDNIEIEINEGDLKIDTYRASGAGGQHVNTTDSAVRITHIPTGIVVASQNDRSQHKNRATAMGMLKARLYEAELQKREAAASGEYQAKTEIGWGHQIRSYVLQPYQLVKDLRTGVTSTAPGDVLDGALDPFMAAALSQKVTGEKVEVEDID
- a CDS encoding class I SAM-dependent methyltransferase, which encodes MVRGALAALALLALLGGCDGPWSEDRSRIETARDFPPADRPVAPTVSTKWSTEEARDRVNEAEDVMDSADVRPGMTVADIGAGDGYYTVRLAQRVGPGGRVLAQDIIPEVIERLADRVARERLDNVSLKLGAVDDPRLPAASFDRVFMVHMYHEIGEPYAFLWRLRPALREGGQVIVVDGDRPIAQHGTPFRLLVCEFEAVGYKLVSYDDKQHAGGYLARFVPEGDRPAPDAIKVCDNP
- a CDS encoding DsrE family protein, which gives rise to MPGLNIIVAAAEGRRFCAALETAIAAVALGQRARLFLQGDAAALLRAPAGFAGDDARRAAGLPGLGELIEEALASGIEMVVCQSGLAVAGLTADRVVAGVRAGGVVSFLAAVAAEDHILVY
- a CDS encoding HesA/MoeB/ThiF family protein — translated: MLNDAELDRYARQIILPAFGGTGQAKLKGSHVAIIGAGGIGCPAITYLAAAGVGKLTIIDDDHVELSNLQRQPLFTDADVGAPKAMVAADAAWRINPHVEAIAVAERLDEANAAALLAGASLILDGCDNFATRLAVNRAAVTLQIPLLSAAIGAFEGQVALYEGWRGESPCYACLVGNDPDRPGINCAEQGVMGALAGMVGTMAALETVRALSGWGTPLVGRLAIIDMLDRRWREVAVAKEPECPICRG